In the Novosphingobium sp. 9 genome, one interval contains:
- a CDS encoding NADP-dependent isocitrate dehydrogenase: MAKIKVANPIVEMDGDEMTRIIWKWIRERLILPYLDIDLKYFDLSVEKRDETNDQITIDAANATNQYGVAVKCATITPDEARVTEFSLKQMWKSPNGTIRNILGGTIFREPIVISNVPRLVPGWTDPIVVGRHAYGDQYRATDFLVPGPGKLRLVFEGDDGQVIDREVFKFPTAGVAMSMYNLDDSIRDFARASFNYGLNLGWPVFLSTKNTILKAYDGRFKDLFQEVYDTEGFAEKFKDAGIHYEHRLIDDMVASALKWSGKFVWACKNYDGDVQSDTVAQGYGSLGLMTSVLLAPDGKTVEAEAAHGTVTRHYRQHQQGKATSTNPIASIFAWTRGLAYRGKFDATPDVVRFAQTLEQVCIKTVESGKMTKDLALLIGPEQSWMTTEQFFEAIVENLETEMANWA; encoded by the coding sequence ATGGCCAAGATCAAGGTTGCGAACCCCATCGTCGAGATGGACGGCGATGAAATGACGCGGATCATCTGGAAGTGGATCCGTGAACGCCTCATCCTCCCCTACCTCGACATCGACCTCAAGTACTTCGACCTCTCGGTCGAGAAGCGCGACGAGACCAACGACCAGATCACGATCGACGCTGCGAACGCGACCAACCAGTACGGTGTCGCGGTGAAGTGCGCGACGATCACCCCTGACGAAGCGCGCGTCACCGAATTCAGCCTCAAGCAGATGTGGAAGTCGCCCAACGGCACGATCCGCAACATCCTGGGCGGCACGATCTTCCGCGAGCCGATCGTGATCTCGAACGTTCCGCGCCTGGTTCCGGGCTGGACCGACCCGATCGTCGTCGGCCGTCACGCCTATGGCGACCAGTACCGCGCCACCGACTTCCTCGTCCCCGGCCCCGGCAAGCTGCGCCTCGTGTTCGAGGGTGACGACGGCCAGGTGATCGACCGCGAGGTCTTCAAGTTCCCGACCGCCGGCGTGGCCATGTCGATGTACAACCTCGACGATTCGATCCGCGATTTCGCTCGCGCCTCGTTCAACTATGGCCTCAACCTCGGCTGGCCGGTGTTCCTGTCGACCAAGAACACCATCCTCAAGGCCTATGACGGCCGCTTCAAGGACCTGTTCCAGGAAGTCTACGACACCGAGGGCTTCGCCGAGAAGTTCAAGGACGCCGGCATCCACTACGAGCACCGCCTGATCGACGACATGGTCGCCTCGGCGCTCAAGTGGTCGGGCAAGTTCGTGTGGGCCTGCAAGAACTACGATGGCGACGTGCAGTCGGACACCGTGGCGCAGGGCTACGGCTCGCTGGGCCTGATGACCTCGGTTCTGCTGGCACCCGACGGCAAGACCGTCGAGGCCGAAGCGGCCCACGGCACCGTGACCCGCCACTACCGCCAGCACCAGCAGGGTAAGGCGACCTCGACCAACCCGATCGCCTCGATCTTCGCCTGGACGCGCGGCCTTGCCTATCGCGGCAAGTTCGACGCCACCCCGGACGTCGTGCGCTTCGCTCAGACGCTGGAGCAGGTCTGCATCAAGACTGTCGAGAGCGGCAAGATGACCAAGGACCTTGCCCTGCTGATCGGCCCCGAGCAGTCGTGGATGACCACCGAGCAGTTCTTCGAAGCGATCGTCGAGAACCTCGAAACGGAAATGGCCAACTGGGCCTGA
- a CDS encoding histidine kinase, whose amino-acid sequence MNHVTAADFVRKFARYRDDARTGPVYVTHHGRETHVLCDVDTFRTLQHTSSDEVSPDSPTVRFGLADWIDEGIIACDENLVITFANRIAHSLVRATPGTLVGRPLTAALPRIGGTVMEVQARETLRQGEPNMADLPSPFLVSAWIRFQSFMLDDHLVLRLRDITAEAERHFKANVKEAIVKAMDVHGDICYARLSLRGTIDRVDEAFSKLLDLPATRLDGVALGDLVVSADKPRYREVLETVLRGNEPEKVRLRLLTNSGIPVDVILSMVRLQGLYGTEGAVALMTRAPTEQTGSSEA is encoded by the coding sequence ATGAATCATGTCACCGCTGCCGATTTCGTCCGAAAATTCGCCCGCTATCGGGACGATGCGCGAACCGGCCCCGTCTATGTCACCCATCACGGTCGCGAAACGCACGTGCTGTGCGACGTCGATACGTTCCGCACCTTGCAGCATACCTCCTCCGACGAGGTAAGCCCGGATTCTCCTACCGTGCGCTTCGGCCTCGCGGACTGGATCGACGAAGGCATTATCGCCTGTGACGAAAATCTGGTGATCACCTTTGCCAATCGCATCGCCCATTCGCTGGTGCGCGCAACGCCGGGTACGCTTGTCGGGCGTCCTCTTACGGCAGCTCTCCCCCGCATTGGCGGCACCGTCATGGAAGTCCAGGCTCGCGAGACTCTGCGGCAGGGCGAGCCCAACATGGCAGACCTGCCCTCCCCCTTCCTCGTCAGCGCCTGGATCAGGTTCCAGAGCTTCATGCTCGACGACCATCTCGTCCTGCGCCTGCGCGATATCACCGCTGAGGCCGAGCGGCACTTCAAGGCGAACGTCAAGGAAGCCATCGTCAAGGCAATGGATGTGCATGGCGACATCTGTTACGCGCGGCTCAGCCTGCGTGGTACGATCGATCGCGTGGACGAGGCCTTCAGCAAATTGCTGGATCTCCCCGCGACCCGGCTCGATGGCGTTGCACTGGGCGACCTCGTCGTTTCGGCAGACAAGCCGCGTTACCGCGAAGTGCTTGAAACGGTGCTGCGCGGCAATGAACCCGAGAAGGTCCGGCTGCGGCTGCTGACCAATTCGGGCATACCGGTAGACGTGATACTCTCCATGGTCCGCCTTCAGGGGCTCTATGGGACCGAAGGGGCCGTCGCGCTCATGACCCGCGCACCGACCGAACAGACAGGCAGCAGCGAAGCCTGA
- a CDS encoding TadE family protein has product MLVEAALVMPVLIVLLLGIVTYGSWFMAAHSLQEVANDAARASMAGLTATERQTLVNTTVANSVLYQGTLNPSLVTIATAQDNAYYRVTLTYNAAKSSMYQNALIPLPSGNIVRNAVVQLAAP; this is encoded by the coding sequence GTGCTTGTCGAAGCCGCACTGGTCATGCCTGTGCTGATCGTGCTGCTCCTGGGCATCGTTACCTATGGCAGCTGGTTCATGGCCGCGCATTCCCTGCAGGAAGTCGCAAACGATGCAGCCCGTGCCTCGATGGCGGGGCTGACCGCAACCGAACGCCAGACGCTGGTCAATACCACAGTCGCCAACAGTGTCCTGTATCAGGGGACGCTGAACCCTTCCCTGGTGACAATCGCTACCGCACAGGACAACGCCTACTACCGCGTGACGTTGACCTACAATGCGGCCAAGTCCTCCATGTATCAGAACGCGCTGATCCCGCTGCCCAGCGGCAACATCGTGCGTAATGCCGTCGTGCAGTTGGCAGCCCCATGA
- a CDS encoding TadG family pilus assembly protein: protein MPFHALPLLGRRFPSLLRAIKARHFHNGIRRLCLDRSGIATMMMAISLIALMGAATVSVDLASMYLAKRNLQGVVDAAAMAAANQGTDAAQRTAINGVVTEAQAANVTIASLQSGTYTASTSVPIAQRFQTGGDGSAARVTLSQQVPLFFARALGFRNGTVTATATAQRQDLVAFSLGTTLATVSGGIPNQLLSALIGTNLNLSVLDSQNLANADVDLLGFADALKAQVNAGDITYAQLFGQSISVGNVIRALAGSVNNSAAASLLSSIAAQAPSKSIAMSNLIDLGPYGQLDYNPGTLGLNIDAYSILRTALELSAGDHYDISLNLSVAGWPAPAYASWADREW from the coding sequence ATGCCATTCCATGCCCTGCCGCTGCTGGGACGCCGTTTCCCCAGCCTCTTGCGCGCCATCAAGGCTCGCCATTTCCACAATGGCATTCGCAGGCTTTGTCTCGATCGCAGCGGTATCGCCACAATGATGATGGCGATTTCGCTGATCGCGCTGATGGGCGCCGCTACCGTCTCTGTCGACCTCGCCTCGATGTACCTGGCCAAGCGCAACCTGCAAGGGGTGGTCGATGCTGCTGCCATGGCCGCAGCAAATCAGGGCACCGACGCTGCCCAGAGAACCGCGATCAACGGCGTGGTAACCGAGGCACAGGCCGCGAATGTCACCATCGCCAGCCTCCAGAGCGGCACCTACACGGCCAGCACCAGCGTTCCCATCGCGCAGCGCTTCCAGACCGGCGGGGACGGATCCGCAGCACGGGTCACGCTTTCCCAGCAAGTACCGCTGTTCTTCGCCCGTGCCCTAGGTTTCCGGAACGGGACCGTGACCGCAACAGCCACCGCCCAGCGCCAGGATCTCGTCGCCTTCTCGCTCGGCACCACGCTTGCGACAGTATCCGGCGGCATTCCCAACCAGCTGCTCTCCGCGCTGATCGGCACCAATCTGAACCTTTCCGTACTCGACTCGCAAAATCTCGCGAACGCGGATGTCGATCTGCTCGGTTTTGCCGATGCCCTGAAGGCGCAAGTGAACGCCGGCGACATCACTTATGCGCAGTTGTTCGGACAGAGCATATCGGTTGGCAACGTCATCCGCGCACTCGCCGGTTCGGTCAACAACAGCGCGGCCGCCTCGCTGCTCTCCTCTATTGCCGCGCAGGCGCCGTCGAAGTCCATCGCGATGAGCAATCTCATCGACCTCGGCCCCTACGGGCAGCTTGACTACAACCCCGGCACCCTCGGCCTCAACATCGACGCCTACTCGATCCTGCGCACTGCGCTGGAGCTGTCGGCAGGCGACCACTACGATATTTCGCTGAACCTCTCGGTTGCGGGCTGGCCAGCACCAGCGTACGCATCATGGGCGGACAGGGAATGGTGA
- a CDS encoding PA0069 family radical SAM protein: MQPVKGRGSVTNQASARFNLAQRESDGDWLDARVQIDGEAPRLRTSVVELHPRTILSFNRSPDIPFDRSVNAYNGCEHGCIYCFARPSHAWHDLSPGLDFETKLFAKPQAAELLRKTLAKRGYRPAPIAMGTNTDPYQPIEAQYRITRQVLELCLETRHPVTITTKSDRVLADLDLLRELAAQNLVHVGISVTSLDPVLSQKLEPRAASPARRLAALGTLVEAGVPCHVGIAPIIPAITDSFIEGIVEAAAAKGVRSAMWILVRLPYEVAPLFREWLDAHFPERAGKVMATIQDIRGGRDNDPNFGTRMRPQGVWPDLIARRIRLAMKRHGMDQRFPPLDSSRFKAPSIGGQLSLF; encoded by the coding sequence ATGCAACCCGTCAAAGGCAGAGGCTCCGTCACCAATCAGGCCAGTGCGCGCTTCAATCTGGCGCAGCGTGAAAGCGATGGCGACTGGCTGGATGCCCGCGTACAGATCGACGGAGAGGCTCCACGGCTGCGCACCAGCGTCGTCGAGCTTCACCCTCGAACGATCCTGTCGTTCAACCGTTCGCCCGATATCCCGTTCGACCGCAGCGTGAACGCCTACAATGGGTGTGAACACGGGTGCATCTACTGCTTCGCACGCCCGAGCCACGCCTGGCACGACCTGTCCCCCGGCCTCGACTTCGAGACGAAGCTGTTTGCCAAGCCGCAGGCCGCCGAACTGCTGCGCAAGACACTGGCCAAGCGCGGATACCGCCCTGCCCCCATCGCCATGGGCACCAATACCGATCCCTACCAGCCGATCGAGGCGCAGTATCGCATCACCCGGCAGGTGCTCGAACTGTGCCTTGAAACGCGCCACCCGGTGACGATCACCACCAAGTCCGACCGGGTGCTGGCCGATCTGGACCTGCTGCGGGAACTGGCTGCGCAGAACCTCGTCCATGTCGGCATTTCGGTGACGAGCCTCGACCCGGTGCTCTCGCAGAAGCTGGAGCCGCGCGCTGCCTCTCCGGCCCGGCGGCTGGCGGCGCTGGGCACGCTGGTGGAAGCGGGCGTGCCCTGCCACGTCGGGATCGCGCCGATCATCCCGGCGATCACCGACAGCTTCATCGAAGGCATCGTCGAGGCGGCGGCGGCCAAAGGCGTGCGCAGCGCGATGTGGATTCTGGTACGCCTGCCTTACGAAGTCGCGCCGCTGTTCCGCGAATGGCTGGATGCGCACTTCCCAGAGCGCGCGGGCAAGGTCATGGCGACCATTCAGGACATTCGCGGCGGGCGCGACAACGATCCCAACTTCGGCACCCGCATGCGCCCGCAAGGCGTCTGGCCCGATCTGATCGCCCGGCGCATCCGGCTGGCAATGAAGCGCCACGGCATGGACCAGCGCTTCCCGCCGCTCGACTCCAGCCGCTTCAAGGCGCCTTCCATCGGCGGCCAGCTTTCATTATTCTGA
- a CDS encoding ankyrin repeat domain-containing protein, which yields MVVDRAGRNELINAAIVRDACAVSRYLTQNYDLDYADNAGWTALHFAVQNNDAEIAAILLNGGASVNVADLNGNSPLSRAVYASKGDGACILLLLKAGADPDQMNDHGNSPRSLSQTIANYDTSRFFE from the coding sequence ATGGTTGTTGATCGCGCAGGCAGAAATGAGCTCATCAACGCTGCAATCGTTCGCGATGCCTGCGCTGTATCCCGATATCTGACCCAGAATTATGACCTCGATTATGCCGATAACGCGGGTTGGACCGCTTTGCATTTCGCCGTGCAGAATAACGATGCCGAGATTGCGGCCATCCTGCTGAACGGCGGTGCATCGGTAAACGTGGCAGACCTAAACGGCAACAGCCCGCTCTCAAGAGCTGTCTATGCCTCAAAAGGCGATGGCGCCTGCATCTTACTGCTGCTGAAGGCAGGGGCCGATCCCGACCAGATGAATGACCACGGGAATAGCCCGCGATCCTTGTCGCAAACCATCGCCAACTACGACACCAGCAGGTTCTTCGAATGA
- the dnaE gene encoding DNA polymerase III subunit alpha, with protein MAFAPFVPLRIFSSFTMLDGAIDPKAAAKLAKERKFPAAATCDRNGLYCAPTFAQACKGAGVQPIIGTFLAVARPGTAGHDRPIDWLALFAQDETGWNNLCHHVSRAHLERPVEMDPHVELASLQGYTDGVICLTGGDEGALARLFAGGRYDEAEAYCDTLQGLFGDRLYIEIARTGEIVEDESEEDLIALAYARDIPLVATNPAQFAEKNFHAAHDAMLCIANSTHVDAAERPRSSSERWVKPVDIMQEQFADLPEALANTLVVAQRCAFMPPRRKPLLPSLAGDREGEQRMLADDSRRGLARRLAPYWPGVTEAELDTVMALPEEERRAAWQAQLAEKGVTEDFLEYATRLDFETKIIIGMGFPGYFLIVADFIKWAKDNDIPVGPGRGSGAGSVVAWALTITDLDPLKLGLLFERFLNPERVSMPDFDIDFCETRRGEVIRYVQRKYGMDQVAQIITFGKMKARAVLRDCGRILQMGYGRVDSLCKMVPNHPTDPWTLTETIQGRKKHGVTADPPVPEFKREYDTDPEVRRLVDLAVQLEGLPRNSSTHAAGVVIGDRPLAQLVPLYRDPRSDMPVTQFDMKYVEDTGLIKFDFLGLKTLSVLKKAGDLLERRGISIDLSTLAWDDPAVYELLKRGDTVGVFQLESEGMRRTLAAVKPTNFGDIIALVSLYRPGPMDNIPLFGQRKNGLAPIEYPHDKLAGILGETYGIFVYQEQVMQAAQILAGYSLGDADLLRRAMGKKVQAEMDKQRQRFVEGCKEFSDIEPAKANELFDLIDKFAGYGFNKSHAAAYALLAYHTAWFKAHYPHEFYAAAMCFDMHQSEKLAVFVDDARRNGIAIAAPDINASEAEFMVEETPDSHQVRYALAGIRNVGEKAMDMIVEERETNGRFASLDDLFRRAPAGSMNRRQLEALGAAGAFDSLEPNRAKVLANADTLLAEADRSSRERASSQVGLFGGEDHVEQGLRYVEAEAWSRLDQMAKEREIFGFYFAAHPVEQYRAVASANGARTYSSLMAGGSGGGRSGAVMAAMVENVQRRKTKRGKDFVMAEFSDSSGNFTASCFEESLVENFVKWAKDSACVLLTVELDSPNPDEPPRVTVRGGRPLNEVKADARMMLKLDIDRVDAVKELALLMRPGAKGCGEVLATLVLEDGRRQQIRLGRDFALDGEFAEQLAHVEGLSNVSLTARKGAGDHLRLVA; from the coding sequence ATGGCTTTCGCACCCTTCGTTCCGCTTCGTATCTTTTCCAGTTTCACGATGCTCGACGGTGCGATTGATCCTAAGGCGGCGGCGAAGCTGGCCAAGGAGCGCAAGTTTCCCGCCGCTGCCACGTGCGATCGCAACGGCCTGTATTGCGCGCCCACCTTCGCGCAGGCGTGCAAGGGCGCGGGCGTGCAGCCAATCATCGGCACATTTCTGGCCGTCGCGCGCCCCGGAACCGCCGGCCATGATCGGCCGATCGACTGGCTGGCGCTGTTTGCGCAAGACGAGACCGGGTGGAACAACCTGTGCCACCATGTCAGCCGCGCCCATCTGGAACGCCCGGTCGAAATGGACCCGCATGTCGAGCTGGCCTCGCTTCAGGGCTATACCGATGGTGTGATCTGTCTGACCGGCGGCGATGAGGGCGCGCTCGCACGCCTTTTCGCAGGCGGGCGGTACGATGAGGCCGAGGCCTATTGCGACACCTTGCAGGGCCTGTTCGGAGATCGGCTCTACATCGAGATCGCCCGCACCGGCGAAATTGTGGAGGACGAGAGCGAGGAAGACCTGATCGCGCTGGCCTATGCGCGCGACATCCCGCTCGTCGCCACCAATCCGGCGCAATTTGCCGAAAAGAATTTCCACGCGGCGCATGACGCCATGCTGTGCATCGCCAATTCGACCCACGTCGATGCCGCCGAGCGCCCGCGTTCCTCCTCCGAGCGCTGGGTGAAGCCGGTCGATATCATGCAGGAGCAGTTCGCGGATCTGCCCGAGGCGCTGGCGAACACGCTGGTCGTCGCGCAGCGCTGTGCCTTCATGCCGCCGCGTCGCAAGCCGCTGCTGCCCAGCCTTGCGGGCGATCGCGAGGGCGAGCAGCGCATGCTGGCCGATGATTCGCGGCGAGGGCTCGCGCGCCGCCTCGCGCCCTACTGGCCCGGCGTCACCGAGGCCGAACTCGATACCGTGATGGCGCTGCCCGAGGAGGAGCGTCGCGCCGCCTGGCAGGCGCAGCTGGCCGAAAAGGGCGTGACCGAGGATTTCCTCGAATATGCCACGCGTCTCGATTTCGAGACGAAGATCATCATCGGCATGGGCTTTCCCGGCTACTTCCTGATCGTGGCCGACTTCATCAAGTGGGCGAAGGACAACGACATTCCTGTCGGGCCGGGCCGTGGTTCGGGCGCCGGTTCGGTCGTCGCGTGGGCGCTGACGATCACCGATCTCGATCCGCTGAAACTCGGCCTGCTGTTCGAGCGCTTCCTGAACCCGGAACGCGTCTCGATGCCGGACTTCGACATCGACTTCTGCGAAACCCGTCGCGGCGAGGTGATCCGTTACGTCCAGCGCAAATACGGCATGGATCAGGTGGCGCAGATCATCACTTTCGGCAAGATGAAGGCCCGCGCGGTGCTGCGCGACTGCGGGCGCATCCTGCAGATGGGCTACGGCCGCGTCGATTCGTTGTGCAAGATGGTGCCCAACCATCCCACCGATCCGTGGACGCTGACCGAGACCATCCAGGGCCGCAAGAAGCACGGCGTCACCGCCGATCCGCCGGTGCCCGAGTTCAAGCGCGAATACGATACCGATCCCGAAGTGCGCCGCCTCGTCGATCTGGCGGTGCAGCTGGAGGGCCTGCCGCGCAACTCGTCCACCCACGCGGCGGGCGTGGTGATCGGCGACCGTCCGCTGGCGCAGCTGGTGCCGCTTTACCGCGATCCGCGCTCGGACATGCCGGTGACGCAGTTCGACATGAAATATGTCGAGGACACCGGACTCATCAAGTTCGACTTCCTTGGCCTGAAAACGCTGTCGGTGCTGAAGAAGGCAGGCGATCTGCTGGAGCGGCGCGGGATCTCGATCGATTTGTCGACGCTCGCGTGGGACGATCCGGCGGTCTACGAACTGCTCAAGCGCGGTGATACCGTGGGCGTGTTCCAGCTGGAATCGGAAGGCATGCGGCGCACGCTGGCAGCGGTGAAGCCGACCAATTTCGGCGACATCATCGCGCTCGTTTCGCTCTATCGTCCGGGTCCGATGGACAACATCCCGCTGTTCGGCCAGCGCAAGAACGGCCTCGCGCCCATTGAGTACCCGCATGACAAGCTGGCGGGCATCCTGGGCGAGACCTACGGTATCTTCGTCTATCAGGAGCAGGTCATGCAGGCCGCGCAGATCCTGGCGGGCTACTCGCTGGGCGATGCAGACCTTCTGCGCCGCGCAATGGGCAAGAAGGTGCAGGCCGAGATGGACAAGCAGCGCCAGCGCTTCGTCGAGGGCTGCAAGGAATTCTCCGACATCGAACCGGCCAAGGCGAACGAGCTGTTCGACTTGATCGACAAGTTCGCAGGCTACGGCTTCAACAAGTCGCACGCGGCCGCCTATGCGCTGCTCGCCTACCACACCGCGTGGTTCAAGGCGCACTATCCGCACGAGTTCTATGCCGCCGCGATGTGCTTCGACATGCACCAGTCGGAAAAGCTGGCGGTGTTCGTGGACGATGCGCGCCGCAACGGCATCGCCATCGCCGCGCCCGATATCAACGCCTCCGAGGCCGAGTTCATGGTCGAGGAAACGCCCGACAGCCATCAGGTGCGCTATGCCCTCGCCGGCATTCGTAATGTCGGCGAGAAGGCGATGGACATGATCGTCGAGGAGCGCGAGACGAACGGTCGGTTCGCCAGCCTCGATGATCTGTTCCGCCGCGCGCCGGCAGGCTCGATGAACCGTCGCCAGCTGGAAGCGCTGGGGGCTGCGGGGGCGTTCGACAGTCTGGAGCCCAATCGCGCCAAGGTGCTGGCCAATGCCGATACGCTGCTGGCCGAGGCAGACCGGTCCTCGCGCGAGCGCGCCAGCTCGCAGGTCGGCCTGTTCGGCGGCGAGGATCACGTCGAGCAGGGCCTGCGCTATGTCGAGGCCGAGGCGTGGTCGCGGCTGGACCAGATGGCAAAGGAGCGCGAGATTTTCGGCTTCTACTTCGCCGCGCACCCGGTGGAGCAGTACCGCGCGGTGGCCTCGGCCAACGGTGCGCGCACCTACTCCAGCCTGATGGCGGGCGGATCGGGCGGCGGGCGCAGCGGCGCGGTGATGGCGGCGATGGTGGAGAACGTCCAGCGCCGCAAGACCAAGCGCGGCAAGGACTTCGTGATGGCGGAGTTCTCCGATTCCTCGGGCAACTTCACGGCCTCGTGCTTCGAGGAGAGCCTGGTCGAGAACTTCGTGAAATGGGCCAAGGACAGCGCCTGCGTGCTGCTCACTGTCGAACTCGACAGTCCGAACCCCGATGAGCCGCCGCGCGTCACGGTGCGGGGTGGTCGCCCGCTGAACGAGGTAAAGGCGGATGCCCGCATGATGCTCAAGCTCGATATCGACCGGGTGGATGCGGTGAAGGAACTCGCGCTGCTGATGCGGCCCGGCGCCAAGGGTTGCGGCGAGGTTCTGGCGACGCTGGTGCTGGAAGACGGTCGGCGTCAGCAGATCCGGCTGGGCCGCGATTTCGCGCTCGACGGCGAGTTCGCCGAACAGCTTGCGCATGTCGAGGGGTTGTCCAACGTCTCGCTCACCGCCCGCAAGGGCGCGGGCGATCACTTGCGGCTGGTGGCCTGA